The Hyperolius riggenbachi isolate aHypRig1 chromosome 3, aHypRig1.pri, whole genome shotgun sequence genome window below encodes:
- the NUDCD3 gene encoding nudC domain-containing protein 3: MEADMSDRYDHVLLGILQHVGNIQDFLNIYFGFLYRKTDFYRLLLSPQERLGFPPGVAQNMVQQTYKTYERLALKDHEQKVRELQEKLKKQEESVVESGETPASAEEVVIEAPAEEQPAEQEQSENQPDSSDTQEKAEEKEASASNTDHPASANKSQDEFQMDSDSYNGAVRKNYIWSQDYSDLEIKVPVPKDVMKGRQVSVDIRTSYIRVAVRDGQGERVLMEGNLTHKINAETSLWSLEPGKCIAISLSKCGEYWWNAVLEGEEKIDIEKINKERSMATVDDEEHAVLDRLTFDYHQKLQGRPQSHEMKVHEMLKKGWDAEGSPFRGQKFDPSMFNVSPGAVQF, translated from the exons ATGGAGGCGGATATGTCAGATCGTTACGACCATGTTTTGCTGGGTATCCTGCAGCATGTCGGAAACATCCaggactttttaaatatttactttGGATTCTTGTATCGCAAGACAGACTTTTACCGCTTGTTACTGAGCCCCCAGGAGCGGCTGGGATTCCCCCCAGGTGTGGCGCAAAACATGGTGCAGCAG ACATACAAAACCTACGAGCGGCTGGCCCTGAAGGACCATGAGCAGAAGGTGCGGGAATTGCAGGAGAAACtgaagaagcaggaggagagtgtAGTGGAGAGTGGAGAGACGCCAGCGTCGGCAGAGGAAGTTGTCATAGAAGCGCCAGCTGAGGAGCAGCCTGCAGAGCAGGAGCAGTCAGAGAATCAGCCGGACTCTTCAGACACGCAGGAGAAGGCAGAAGAGAAGGAGGCCAGCGCCAGCAACACGGACCATCCAGCTTCTGCAAACAA GAGCCAAGATGAGTTCCAGATGGACTCTGACAGTTACAATGGTGCAGTGAGGAAAAACTACATCTGGTCGCAGGATTACAGTGACTTGGAAATTAAAGTGCCAGTCCCCAAGGATGTGATGAAAGGCAGGCAG GTGTCGGTGGATATACGTACCTCGTATATTCGTGTGGCAGTGAGGGATGGTCAAGGAGAACGTGTCCTGATGGAAGGAAACTTAACTCATAAAATAAATGCAGAGACATCCCTGTGGAGCCTGGAGCCTGGGAAATGCATTGCG ATCAGTCTGAGTAAGTGTGGCGAATACTGGTGGAATGCCGTCTTGGAAGGGGAGGAAAAAATAGATATTGAGAAGATCAACAAGGAGCGCAGCATGGCCACAGTAGATGATGAAGAACATGCTGTACTGGATCGGCTCACCTTCGACTACCATCAAAAACTGCAAGGGAGACCACAGAGTCATGAAATG AAAGTGCACGAGATGCTGAAGAAAGGATGGGATGCAGAGGGATCCCCATTCAGGGGACAGAAGTTTGACCCGTCTATGTTCAACGTCTCCCCGGGTGCCGTGCAGTTCTGA